The Brassica oleracea var. oleracea cultivar TO1000 chromosome C6, BOL, whole genome shotgun sequence genomic interval AACCAGAGGCGGTCTTCCTCTGCTGGAAGACAACAGCAAAGATGGGAACACCAACACCGATGCTGAAAGCGGTGAAGACACCGAGAGACATCTTGAGACCTTGGTACTTCATGCGGTCCAAATTGTACATGTGCTTGGCGTGGAGGTAGTACGGCTCATCATGGCCATGTCCTCCGCTCATCTTCTTAGCTCCAGTCGAGTGGAAGCTCCTGCTCACTGTTTGATTATGACAAAAAAAAATAAAGATTCAGGCTTTCATCAACAAACCAGACCCAAAAGAGGTATAAACAATGCGTATTGACTGTAATTATCTACTGATTAACCATCTTAAAGATCAGAGCTTTGCTGCTACTATACACTTATATATACATAGTCCTACGTACATATAGAAGTGCTAAAAATGAAACCTTTTATCGATG includes:
- the LOC106300597 gene encoding uncharacterized protein LOC106300597, with product MALNTGIRSVSKIVASSESSISRSVSRSFHSTGAKKMSGGHGHDEPYYLHAKHMYNLDRMKYQGLKMSLGVFTAFSIGVGVPIFAVVFQQRKTASG